One Rhodobacteraceae bacterium M385 genomic region harbors:
- the lptF gene encoding LPS export ABC transporter permease LptF translates to MGQFDRYILRQLVMLFGFFSLVLVSVYWVNQAARLFDTLIADGQNISVFLEFSALTLPWIVQLILPVSAFVATLYIFNRLISDSELVVLQTAGLSALRLLRPVFVFGCLMAILVALLSNFLAPTARAQFLQRQAEVRDDLTGRFLRAGEFIHPAAGLTVYIREISELGEFRDLFLQDTSTPGVEVTYTATDALLVRSDSGPRLVMFDGVAQTLDLETGRLATISFNDFTYSVASLMNDGALRRVNVRELPTAFLLTADERLATLLDIPLAHMLFEGHDRLAQSLFVIFVPLIGAASLMLGSFSRFGVWKQILIAVALVLPMQMVRNAGESIVRADADAWPMAYAQPALAASIAAAMVILAMRRSTRWWSIPA, encoded by the coding sequence TTGGGTCAATTCGACCGATATATCCTAAGACAGCTTGTGATGCTGTTCGGGTTCTTCAGCCTTGTGCTGGTGTCGGTCTATTGGGTCAATCAAGCCGCACGGCTGTTCGACACCCTGATTGCAGACGGCCAGAACATCAGCGTGTTTCTCGAGTTCTCGGCCCTGACCCTGCCGTGGATCGTGCAATTGATCCTGCCCGTGTCAGCCTTCGTGGCAACGCTTTACATCTTCAACCGCCTTATTAGCGATTCCGAGCTGGTCGTGTTGCAGACCGCTGGTCTGTCGGCGCTGCGCCTGTTGCGCCCGGTCTTTGTGTTTGGCTGCCTGATGGCCATTTTGGTGGCCCTGCTCAGCAATTTTCTGGCCCCCACTGCACGGGCGCAGTTCTTGCAGCGCCAAGCCGAGGTGCGCGACGATCTGACGGGCCGCTTCCTGCGCGCCGGAGAGTTCATTCACCCTGCCGCTGGTCTAACTGTCTACATTCGCGAAATCAGCGAGTTGGGCGAGTTTCGCGACCTGTTCCTGCAAGATACCTCCACCCCCGGGGTTGAGGTGACGTATACCGCCACCGACGCGCTTTTGGTGCGCTCGGACAGTGGGCCAAGGTTGGTGATGTTTGATGGGGTCGCCCAGACGCTGGACTTGGAAACCGGGCGCTTGGCGACGATTTCCTTCAACGATTTCACCTATTCCGTTGCCAGCCTGATGAACGACGGAGCCCTGCGGCGGGTGAATGTGCGGGAGCTTCCGACAGCATTTCTGCTTACGGCGGATGAGCGTTTGGCCACCCTTCTCGATATTCCCTTAGCCCATATGCTGTTTGAGGGGCATGACAGGCTGGCCCAATCCCTTTTCGTGATCTTCGTGCCGCTGATCGGGGCCGCGTCGCTGATGCTTGGCAGTTTCTCGCGCTTTGGGGTGTGGAAGCAAATCCTGATCGCGGTGGCGCTGGTTTTGCCGATGCAGATGGTGCGCAATGCCGGCGAATCCATCGTGCGCGCCGATGCGGACGCTTGGCCCATGGCCTATGCACAACCGGCGCTGGCGGCCAGTATCGCGGCGGCCATGGTGATCTTGGCAATGCGCAGGTCCACCCGGTGGTGGAGCATCCCGGCATGA
- the lptG gene encoding LPS export ABC transporter permease LptG, which produces MILHLYIARRFLVAFGIVLAVFVAILLPIDMADQLRRIGADQGFSAVLQLALLNLPRSLTGLMPLFVMLATLVLFLGLARTSELVVVRAAGRSALKSASAPVVVALLIGALSLLILNPLVATTARQYDLTLARLSGLESRSVSVTGEGLWLRQGVESEQTVIRASATNSDGTHLFDASFFTFDVDGLLLERLDAREALLEREAWTLTDVKRWPLAGSANAEADAAYFDTLILPSTLTAEQIRDSFGDPETVPIFELPGFIRQLNEAGFAALQHRTWFQMQLSSPLLLAAMVLIGAGFTMRHTRFGKTGVMVLLSILFGFGVVFIRRFAEVLGETGQVAAPLVAWTPPIAAILLALGFLLHTEDG; this is translated from the coding sequence ATGATCCTTCACCTTTATATCGCGCGGCGTTTCCTGGTTGCCTTTGGGATCGTGTTAGCGGTGTTCGTGGCCATTTTGCTGCCCATCGATATGGCCGACCAGTTGCGCCGCATTGGCGCCGATCAGGGTTTTTCCGCCGTGCTGCAATTGGCGTTGCTGAACCTGCCCCGCAGTCTGACCGGCCTGATGCCCTTGTTCGTGATGCTGGCCACGTTGGTGCTGTTCCTTGGTCTCGCGCGCACGTCGGAACTGGTGGTTGTCCGGGCGGCTGGACGCTCTGCCCTAAAGTCGGCGAGCGCGCCGGTCGTGGTTGCCCTGCTGATCGGGGCATTGTCCTTGCTGATCCTAAATCCGTTGGTTGCCACCACCGCCCGCCAATACGATCTGACGCTGGCGCGTCTGTCGGGGCTGGAAAGCCGCTCGGTCTCGGTGACCGGTGAGGGGTTGTGGCTGCGCCAGGGCGTCGAAAGCGAGCAGACAGTGATCCGCGCTTCGGCCACAAATTCGGACGGGACGCATCTGTTCGACGCCTCGTTCTTCACCTTCGATGTCGATGGCCTTTTGCTGGAACGACTGGACGCCCGCGAAGCCTTGCTGGAACGGGAGGCATGGACCCTAACGGACGTAAAGCGCTGGCCCCTTGCCGGATCTGCCAACGCCGAGGCCGATGCCGCTTATTTCGACACGCTGATCCTGCCCTCGACCCTTACGGCCGAGCAAATCCGCGATAGCTTCGGTGACCCGGAAACTGTACCGATATTCGAGCTTCCGGGCTTCATTCGCCAACTCAACGAGGCGGGCTTTGCAGCGTTGCAACACCGCACATGGTTCCAGATGCAGCTGTCCTCGCCGCTCTTGCTGGCCGCGATGGTGTTGATCGGCGCGGGCTTCACGATGCGCCATACCCGCTTTGGCAAAACCGGCGTGATGGTGCTGCTATCCATCCTGTTTGGCTTTGGCGTTGTGTTCATTCGCCGCTTCGCAGAAGTTCTTGGGGAAACCGGGCAAGTGGCCGCCCCTCTTGTCGCTTGGACACCGCCGATTGCTGCAATCCTCTTGGCGCTCGGCTTTTTATTGCATACGGAGGATGGGTGA